A genome region from Mercenaria mercenaria strain notata unplaced genomic scaffold, MADL_Memer_1 contig_4875, whole genome shotgun sequence includes the following:
- the LOC128554253 gene encoding lipase ZK262.3-like produces MNIKQPAMCYEEGYGLYNPATAFVNTLFSAAAYTHEPQQCLDRIYPDVGFEVVDIIGRRCDDFVFDYGECFAYTAISHTLKVILLAYRGTTSTKQLMDEILTVLFIPKQKFITGGKVQKYFKSAHDKLYSCSKKSISDMVSQYPDYDVAITGHSLGGALASLASARLVKDNVVAPSRMSLYTFGMPRVGNKEYAFQHDKLVNNSWRVVHCRDI; encoded by the coding sequence atgaatataaaacaacCAGCAATGTGTTATGAAGAAGGCTATGGATTATATAATCCTGCTACAGCATTTGTCAACACTCTCTTTTCTGCAGCAGCTTATACACATGAACCACAACAATGTCTTGATAGGATTTATCCAGACGTCGGATTTGAAGTCGTTGATATAATTGGAAGACGTTGTGATGACTTTGTGTTTGATTATGGCGAATGTTTTGCTTATACAGCGATTTCTCATACACTGAAAGTAATTCTTTTAGCTTATCGCGGTACCACGTCGACAAAACAGTTAATGGATGAAATTTTGACAGTACTTTTTATACCTAAACAAAAGTTCATCACCGGCGGAAAAGTCCAGAAATATTTCAAGTCTGCTCATGATAAACTTTATTCCTGCTctaaaaaaagtatttcagatATGGTCAGTCAATACCCAGATTATGACGTCGCGATAACAGGACACTCACTTGGAGGTGCTTTAGCGTCATTAGCTTCAGCTCGTCTAGTGAAAGATAATGTTGTAGCTCCGAGCAGAATGTCGCTTTACACATTTGGAATGCCACGTGTTGGAAACAAAGAATATGCTTTCCAGCATGATAAACTTGTAAATAACAGTTGGAGAGTTGTGCATTGCAGAGATATA